The sequence CCCCAGCAGTAGGGACATCCAGTCCGCCTAGCAGTTGAAGCAACGTGCTTTTCCCAGAACCACTCGGCCCCATGATTGCTACGAATTCACCTTCCTTAATGGTAAAATCAACCCCTTTTAACACTTGCGTGACCTCTTGCCCTTGCATAAATTCTTTGGTCAAATTGCTCACTTTAATCATTCTGTCCCCTCCTCTTAACAATCTCACTCATTATATACTAAGTATATATAAAAACGGAAGTTAAAATTGTAAAATCAAATTAATTTCCGTAATACACAACATCAACGGATTTAGATTTGTTATATACTAAGTAACTATAGTTTGATTTTCAAGTGAGAAAAAGTTTGCTTGCAAGCGTTGATAAAAGGAGGGTATCCTCCAGCGATGTTTGCTCCATCCATATATAGTGTAATTTTACTTTCATACTATAAAATTAAAATGTCGAAAAATTTTTGTTTATTTTTACATTTTTATATGTTAGACTAAATTTGCCAATAGATGGCTAAAACTTCCATAAGGAGATGTAACTATGTTTAAAAAAGTCTTTACATTCGTTTTTTTGAGCTTTATCATGGTATTTGTAATGTCTTTAGACGCTTTTGCATCATCCTCCTCGATCGCTAAAAGTTCATTGTCAGAAAATGATTTACCAAGCATTACATTTGACTACACAGATCTAAGAACCCATACTGACACGGTAGTTTTAGAAGATGGCACAGAACTAACAGTAGGTGCCGAACCTGTCATAAATGATGAGATATCAGCTTTAGCAGCTCTAAATGGCACTTGGAGAATTTGGGGGGACAATGGTTTAGCTAGAATGGAATACTATATCGTTTTAAGGCCAGTTTCCTCAGGCAGTAAATATACAAGAATCAACAGCACTTATGGTTTAGCAGTTACAGGACGACTCTCTAGCTTTGAAAACGAAAAAATTAATGTTGTAAGGAGAAATGAAACATCTTCAGCTGGTTCTGTAGTAGAAGGATATGCTAAGTTTAATTATCTTGGCAATCAATGGGTGTCTATTTGGACTCAGAGTGGCGGCGTCCGTGCAACCATTAAAGGTGGAAAAGTTACCACAAAATTATACTAATCAACACAGAGAAAGGTGTTGGAGATGACCATTTCAGCTACTATCGGTAGTATTGTGACTTTATTATTGCTGACAACTGGTTTAGTTTTAGGTGTGGTTGGGTTAGTGAGGTATATTAAAAAAAAAGAGGCTAATTTAAAATAAAATTATTAGTGGCAAGTTCGTTTGAGGGAGCTTGCTACTTTTTCTTAAGTTCGGGCAAGACAAGTCATAATTATTGCCGATTACGAGATCAAATTTGGGCGATTACCACTCCCCCATCACATAATTAATACCGCAACCACCTTCATCGACGGTAGGTCCCACTCCCTTATCCAATCCATGATTAGGAAACAATACCTTAAGAGTCTAAGCTAAAATTAAGGTTTTACTCCCTTTGCAAATGTACAAGGAGTTTAGAGCCGAAAATTTGAAGTCCAGACCAAATTAAACAATTCAAAAAGAGCAGCTCCTTTTATTTTTGTCTATAAAGAAAGCGACCCTTCTTCATGGGTGACAAAAATTGTCCATCCTTTTCATCTCTCTCAATAAAAAAGAGCCCTTCGAAAAAATCTTTATATTTCTGAAGGGCTAATCACCATACTTACATGTCGCTTTCTAAACGCGACAGTTTCACTGTCTCATTCGGGTCAGGGACTGGAAGTTTTTGCGGGCTCAACTCTTCTTTTTCTGCGGCGGCATTAGGGTTCACTTTGTTTTCATGCTGGTCTTCCTCAAACTCAAACAACCTTGGCGTCGATCCTCGACCATACGTATCTCTCCGGTAAGTTTAATAATTGCTTATCTGACTAGTACACACTTTTGTTGCCTATTTCTTTAATCGTTGTTTAGCAAACAAATAAAATTTCCACTTTACTGACTATTATATACCGATTATGCTATCATTTATATGACGTATGCTCAAGGGCTAGGCGGAATTTTCATTTTACAAACGGAAGGTGTTCGAGATGACCATTTCAGCTACGATTGGTAGTATTGTGATTTTATTGTTGCTGGCAACTGGTTTTGTTATGGGTGTAATTGCGTTAGTGGGGTATGTAAAAAAGAGAAGCTAACTTAAAGCTTCCCTGACTAAGCTGCTGCTTTTTTTATGGATGGTTTTACTAAAAAAGGGGGGAATTTCTTATGAAAAGATTTCTTGGAATATGTTTTGTTTTAGCTCTGATTACTAGTACGTCAGCCCCCATACAGAATCAGAAGTAATACCTTTTGGTGATCCCCCATTCATATCGGTCAAGAGGGTTCTTTTTTATTTTATTGAGTATTTTTATTAATTCCTCCAACGTTTCTGTCCTATGTGAACGTGTGCATGTGTTTTTCTCATTGCAAACAAAAGCTACTTTTTCCCAACTGATTTCTATTGTGTTCTTTTTTATAATGGGCTTAGAAGCTTGATAACAGCCAAGTCTAACACCATTTTTCTTTTTAGGAGGATGGCTAATGAAAAAGACTATTGGTACGTTGATTGTGGTGACTATGATGGCAATGGGGGTTTCATCTGAAGTCGATGCATCAGAAAATTCTGCCGAACAGGAAGGGTGGAGACTCGTCTGGAGCGATGAATTTGACGGCAATACTCTTGACCAGAGCAAGTGGCGATACGATATTGGAAATGGCTATCCAAATTTACCTGGCTGGGGAAACGAAGAATTGCAATATTACAGCGATCACCCGAAAAATGTACGGGTGGAGAATGGCGAGTTAATTATTGAAGCTCATCAAGAAACTGTTTCCGACCAATATGGTACCTATGGCTATACATCAGGAAAAGTGTTAACAGATGGCCGCTTTAGCCAAACATACGGGCGGTTCGAGGCAAGAATGCGTTTGCCTGCCGGACAAGGGTTTTGGCCCGCCTTTTGGATGATGCCACAACATGACCGTTATGGCGGTTGGGCCGCATCAGGCGAAATTGATATTATGGAAAACGCAGGCGCTACGCCACACAAAGTTGGAGGAGCGATCCATTACGGCGGCCCTTGGCCCGACAATCGATTTTCTGCGGGTGATTACTATTTCCCAAGTGGGACAAACGCTACTGACTACCATGAGTACGCTGTTGAGTGGGAGCCAGGTGAAATTCGCTGGTACGTCGACGGGAACTTGTACCTGACACTAAACGATTGGTACACGGTTGGAGGCCCTTACCCCGCACCCTTTGACCAAGAGTTCTATTTGATTCTCAACCTTGCTGTTGGCGGTTGGTATGGCGGCAACCCAGATGGCTCTACCCCATTCCCTTCCACCA is a genomic window of Shouchella clausii containing:
- a CDS encoding DUF5626 family protein is translated as MFKKVFTFVFLSFIMVFVMSLDAFASSSSIAKSSLSENDLPSITFDYTDLRTHTDTVVLEDGTELTVGAEPVINDEISALAALNGTWRIWGDNGLARMEYYIVLRPVSSGSKYTRINSTYGLAVTGRLSSFENEKINVVRRNETSSAGSVVEGYAKFNYLGNQWVSIWTQSGGVRATIKGGKVTTKLY
- a CDS encoding glycoside hydrolase family 16 protein, with the protein product MKKTIGTLIVVTMMAMGVSSEVDASENSAEQEGWRLVWSDEFDGNTLDQSKWRYDIGNGYPNLPGWGNEELQYYSDHPKNVRVENGELIIEAHQETVSDQYGTYGYTSGKVLTDGRFSQTYGRFEARMRLPAGQGFWPAFWMMPQHDRYGGWAASGEIDIMENAGATPHKVGGAIHYGGPWPDNRFSAGDYYFPSGTNATDYHEYAVEWEPGEIRWYVDGNLYLTLNDWYTVGGPYPAPFDQEFYLILNLAVGGWYGGNPDGSTPFPSTMAVDYVRVYQR